A window of the Bdellovibrio sp. ZAP7 genome harbors these coding sequences:
- a CDS encoding ABC transporter substrate-binding protein, whose product MKTLKHYLYALAIAATLMSSVPASADTIELRSDTWCPYVCDNKAAPGYMIEAFIRIFEKHGHKVNFEIVNWARAVNETRQNKAHVIVGAMVNDSPDFVFPEKSFGTGDDYFYVPRDSTWTYTGEPSLKGKKVGVINGYAYGGLVDDIIRKRKDVFISMSGDHPLEQLFRMVKNKRLDAFIENDAVFKYTLRELKLNPNDYKRVSENVADDPRLWAAFSPKNKKSVAYGKIFSKGIVELRQSGELQKILAKYGLTDWEPLPKQSR is encoded by the coding sequence GTGAAAACACTTAAACATTATTTGTACGCACTAGCGATAGCAGCGACTTTAATGAGTTCCGTTCCCGCATCAGCTGACACCATTGAATTGCGTTCCGATACCTGGTGTCCCTATGTTTGCGACAACAAAGCCGCTCCCGGATACATGATCGAAGCCTTCATCCGCATTTTTGAAAAACACGGCCACAAAGTAAATTTTGAAATCGTCAATTGGGCTCGCGCCGTCAATGAGACCCGTCAAAACAAAGCCCATGTTATTGTGGGTGCGATGGTGAATGACTCGCCCGATTTTGTCTTTCCGGAAAAATCCTTTGGTACGGGTGATGACTATTTCTATGTTCCACGCGACTCAACTTGGACCTATACCGGCGAGCCTTCTTTGAAAGGCAAAAAAGTCGGTGTGATCAATGGCTATGCCTATGGCGGTTTGGTTGATGATATTATCCGTAAGCGCAAAGACGTCTTCATTTCTATGTCGGGTGATCACCCGCTTGAACAACTTTTCCGCATGGTTAAAAACAAACGCTTAGATGCTTTTATCGAAAACGATGCCGTCTTTAAATATACTCTTAGAGAACTAAAGTTAAATCCGAACGACTATAAACGAGTCAGCGAAAACGTCGCAGATGATCCAAGATTATGGGCCGCGTTTTCTCCGAAGAATAAAAAATCGGTTGCCTACGGTAAGATTTTTTCAAAAGGCATTGTGGAACTTCGCCAAAGCGGCGAACTGCAAAAGATCCTGGCTAAATACGGGCTCACCGATTGGGAACCCCTGCCAAAACAATCACGTTAA